Proteins encoded by one window of Synechococcus sp. MVIR-18-1:
- the rlmB gene encoding 23S rRNA (guanosine(2251)-2'-O)-methyltransferase RlmB — protein MSSRFDRRPPSGSGSGSGSRGRRPFRDGSPPIRRDRDDSWGGRPENGNSERRSSDRRPSDRRFSERRSGDAYGKDRRPAFDRRSSDRSPSDRQFSDRKSSDRYSSDRYSSDRYSSERQSSDRRPSFDRRSAEGRSPGNRFSDRRSRDSVSSDRRSSFDRRPSFDRSSDRTSDRSTGDRSSVDRSSSDRFNDSRPPEGSFSDQRFSERRFKDSGSTDRRPSSDRRSTDRRSSDRSYGERRARFAERRGQGGSGGKSFSARLDDKPSGESSPHAAEAVADDLLWGRHATQAALEAGRPIHRIWCTSELRSAAKFLQLLRDAKSSGVLVEEVTWARLGQLTGGAVHQGIVLQTAAAETFDLDDLVNGCSALDEAPLLLALDGLTDPHNLGAIVRSAEALGAHGVVLPQRRSAGLTGSVAKVAAGALEHLPVARVVNLNRSLETLKSSGYRVIGLAEEGDLTLEEVDLDGPLVIVTGSEGQGLSMLTRRHCDQLIRIPLRGVTPSLNASVATALCVYEVARRGWMKGLKGQNPSPRITRPKLAGPAVETAPVVPELGDAKISDQPSDQPSDQPSEKPSGAVYEHVSEQASEGPLVSVDLEQESEMSGTDAFAVSIDL, from the coding sequence ATGAGCTCACGATTCGATCGCCGCCCTCCCTCTGGCTCTGGCAGCGGCTCAGGTTCACGCGGTCGACGTCCGTTTCGTGATGGATCACCACCCATCCGTCGCGATCGGGATGACAGCTGGGGGGGACGTCCTGAAAACGGAAACAGCGAGCGACGTTCCAGTGACCGTCGTCCCTCGGATCGGCGCTTTTCAGAACGTCGTTCTGGCGACGCGTATGGAAAGGACCGTCGACCTGCTTTTGATCGCCGCTCGTCCGATCGAAGCCCTTCAGATCGACAGTTTTCGGATCGAAAGTCTTCAGATCGATATTCTTCAGATCGATATTCTTCAGATCGATATTCTTCGGAACGGCAATCTTCTGATCGCAGGCCCTCCTTTGATCGTCGCTCCGCTGAGGGTCGCTCTCCAGGCAACCGTTTTTCAGATCGTCGCTCAAGAGATTCGGTCTCGAGTGACCGCCGTTCTTCATTCGATCGTCGACCCTCATTTGATCGGTCTTCAGATCGCACCTCAGATCGTTCCACTGGGGATCGCTCCTCAGTGGATCGCTCCTCCTCAGACCGGTTCAATGACAGTCGCCCCCCTGAAGGCTCTTTCTCAGATCAACGTTTTTCCGAACGTCGTTTTAAAGATTCGGGCTCAACGGATCGTCGTCCTTCTTCTGATCGCCGTTCTACTGATCGCCGCTCGTCTGATCGCTCCTATGGAGAGCGTCGAGCGCGTTTTGCGGAGCGTCGTGGTCAGGGCGGCAGCGGTGGTAAAAGCTTTTCAGCACGCTTGGACGACAAACCCTCTGGTGAGTCCAGTCCTCATGCCGCGGAGGCTGTTGCCGATGACTTGCTCTGGGGGCGTCATGCCACTCAGGCGGCTTTAGAGGCAGGAAGACCCATTCATCGCATTTGGTGCACCTCTGAGCTGCGCAGTGCCGCGAAATTCCTTCAGCTGCTCAGGGATGCCAAATCGTCCGGAGTATTGGTTGAGGAGGTCACCTGGGCAAGGCTTGGCCAGCTCACCGGTGGCGCTGTGCACCAGGGCATTGTTTTGCAAACTGCCGCAGCTGAAACCTTTGACCTTGATGATTTGGTGAATGGATGCAGCGCCTTGGACGAGGCACCGCTGTTGTTAGCCCTGGATGGTTTAACCGATCCCCATAATTTGGGCGCCATTGTGCGCTCAGCTGAAGCGCTTGGAGCTCATGGTGTTGTGCTTCCTCAGCGAAGAAGTGCTGGATTAACGGGCTCTGTCGCGAAGGTTGCTGCCGGTGCGCTTGAGCACTTACCTGTTGCTCGGGTCGTCAATCTCAACCGTTCCCTTGAGACCTTGAAATCGTCTGGTTATCGGGTTATCGGCTTGGCTGAGGAAGGTGATCTCACCCTTGAGGAGGTGGATCTGGATGGTCCGTTGGTGATTGTGACTGGCTCTGAAGGGCAAGGACTTTCGATGTTGACGCGTCGTCATTGCGATCAGTTGATCCGCATTCCCTTGCGAGGCGTGACCCCCAGCTTGAATGCATCCGTTGCTACGGCCCTTTGTGTGTATGAGGTGGCGCGTCGCGGCTGGATGAAGGGTCTCAAGGGACAGAACCCATCGCCACGAATTACGAGGCCGAAGTTGGCCGGTCCAGCTGTCGAAACGGCCCCTGTCGTTCCAGAGCTTGGCGACGCCAAGATCTCTGATCAGCCTTCTGATCAGCCTTCTGATCAGCCCTCAGAAAAGCCCTCTGGTGCGGTTTATGAGCACGTTTCTGAGC
- a CDS encoding Mini-ribonuclease 3 produces MSDWIRSQLPQEPERDLGSLQLAWLGDAVWELHQRLRFCKTPGRSQDLHQAVVSLVRADAQAAALEKLDPFLTDQERDYVRRGRNRAGRGPKRADAGVYGRATGFETMIGWLFLQNPARLAQLLDRLEETDTALS; encoded by the coding sequence TTGAGTGACTGGATTCGTTCTCAGTTGCCACAAGAGCCTGAGCGTGATCTTGGATCGTTACAGCTTGCTTGGCTTGGAGATGCTGTTTGGGAATTGCATCAAAGACTGAGGTTTTGCAAAACTCCAGGACGATCCCAGGATCTTCACCAAGCGGTCGTTTCTCTCGTCAGGGCTGATGCTCAGGCGGCCGCATTAGAGAAACTGGATCCGTTTTTGACAGATCAGGAACGCGATTATGTAAGGCGTGGACGCAATCGGGCTGGCCGTGGACCCAAGCGAGCTGATGCCGGCGTGTATGGCAGAGCTACGGGATTTGAGACAATGATTGGCTGGCTCTTTTTGCAGAATCCGGCGCGGCTTGCGCAGCTCTTGGATCGACTTGAGGAGACCGACACCGCCCTGTCATAA
- a CDS encoding STAS domain-containing protein yields the protein MSPITELQRLTVSLRGGFEQKGGCVVFHFTGQLDAYSESQFLTYVTDVLKPNKSPAVIDLIKIDFLDSSGLGVLVQFAKQCKDSKRRFAVVGNARVVQTVKLVKLEEFLHLSEDLDKAVSQLAT from the coding sequence ATGAGTCCCATTACTGAACTGCAGCGATTAACCGTTTCGCTTCGGGGTGGCTTCGAGCAAAAGGGTGGCTGTGTGGTGTTTCATTTCACCGGTCAGCTTGATGCCTATTCCGAGAGTCAGTTTCTGACCTACGTGACTGATGTTTTGAAACCGAATAAGTCACCGGCCGTGATTGATCTCATCAAGATTGATTTTCTTGACTCGTCTGGCCTGGGTGTTCTTGTGCAATTTGCCAAACAATGCAAAGACTCCAAGCGACGCTTTGCGGTTGTTGGCAATGCCCGCGTTGTTCAAACCGTCAAATTGGTGAAACTTGAGGAGTTTCTCCACCTATCGGAAGATCTCGATAAGGCTGTTAGCCAATTGGCAACTTGA
- the carA gene encoding glutamine-hydrolyzing carbamoyl-phosphate synthase small subunit, giving the protein MTAPNPFTARLVLQDGTVLEGFACGRRGSVIGEVVFNTGMTGYQEVLTDPSYSGQLITFTYPEIGNTGVNPDDQEADQPHARGLIVRQMAPQASNWRSKQSLPEWLEQNGVIGIHGVDTRALVRHLRELGPMNGVISSDGRPPLELLEDLKQAPSMEGLNLADQVTTPTAYRWTKSCSVAFDQRFQTRPERPYRVVAIDFGIKRAILERLVSHGCDLTVLPANTDLDTVLSHEPEGVFLSNGPGDPAAVQSGITLAQRLLEHRQLPMFGICLGHQILGLALGGTTFKLAYGHRGLNHPCGSTGQVEITSQNHGFALDAGSLPEDKIEVTHFNLNDRTVAAFAHRNQPVFGVQYHPEASPGPHDADHHFARFTGLMADRR; this is encoded by the coding sequence ATGACCGCTCCTAACCCATTCACAGCGCGTCTGGTCCTGCAGGACGGCACGGTTCTCGAGGGCTTTGCCTGCGGTCGGCGCGGCAGCGTGATCGGCGAGGTGGTGTTCAACACCGGGATGACGGGATACCAAGAGGTCCTAACGGATCCGAGTTATTCCGGTCAGCTCATCACTTTTACGTACCCAGAGATCGGCAATACCGGTGTTAATCCAGATGATCAAGAGGCGGATCAGCCTCATGCCCGTGGATTGATCGTGAGGCAGATGGCTCCACAGGCGAGCAATTGGCGGAGCAAACAGTCTCTTCCTGAATGGCTGGAGCAAAACGGTGTGATCGGAATTCATGGTGTGGATACCCGTGCTCTGGTGAGGCATCTGCGCGAATTGGGCCCCATGAATGGTGTGATCAGCAGCGACGGTCGCCCGCCTCTTGAGCTTTTAGAGGATCTCAAGCAAGCCCCCTCGATGGAAGGGCTCAACCTGGCTGATCAGGTGACCACCCCAACCGCGTACCGCTGGACCAAGTCCTGCAGCGTTGCTTTTGACCAACGGTTTCAAACGCGTCCTGAGCGTCCTTATCGGGTTGTCGCTATCGATTTCGGGATTAAGCGAGCCATTCTTGAGCGATTGGTTAGCCACGGCTGTGACCTAACTGTTTTGCCCGCCAATACAGATCTCGATACCGTGCTCTCTCACGAGCCTGAAGGTGTTTTCCTCTCCAACGGTCCTGGTGATCCAGCGGCTGTGCAATCAGGCATCACGCTGGCCCAACGTTTGCTGGAACATCGTCAGCTGCCGATGTTTGGGATCTGTTTGGGGCATCAAATTCTGGGGTTGGCCCTCGGGGGCACAACGTTCAAGTTGGCCTATGGACATCGAGGCCTTAATCATCCCTGTGGCAGCACCGGTCAGGTGGAAATCACAAGCCAAAATCATGGCTTTGCTCTTGACGCTGGTTCATTGCCCGAGGACAAAATAGAGGTGACTCATTTCAACTTGAACGACCGCACAGTGGCGGCATTTGCCCATCGGAATCAACCGGTGTTTGGCGTTCAATATCACCCTGAAGCAAGTCCAGGCCCCCATGATGCAGATCATCATTTCGCCCGCTTTACGGGCTTGATGGCAGATCGCCGTTGA
- the trpD gene encoding anthranilate phosphoribosyltransferase: protein MVTASASWPQLLEQLLAGNVLSKENAAALMEAWLAEELTPVQTGAFLAALRARNVQGTELAAMAQVLRKACALPDAKPNLALVDTCGTGGDGANTFNISTAVAFTAAACGATVAKHGNRSASGKVGSADVLEGLGLQLKAPLETVVGALSASGVTFLFAPAWHPALVNLAPLRRSLGVRTVFNLLGPLVNPLTPEAQVLGVAKAELLDPMAEALQQLGLTRAVVVHGAGGLDEASLEGPNQVRILENGNVHADQLSASDFGLTPAPLDALRGGDLVTNQQILKAVLKGEAPAAHRDAVALNTALVLWAAGIQSDLSEGVKQALTSLGEGQPWHRLVSLRDALEGRKEE, encoded by the coding sequence ATGGTCACTGCATCAGCGTCCTGGCCCCAACTGCTTGAGCAATTGTTGGCTGGAAACGTTCTGTCTAAGGAGAACGCTGCTGCGCTTATGGAGGCTTGGCTGGCGGAGGAGCTCACGCCAGTTCAGACAGGTGCATTCCTCGCTGCATTGCGTGCACGCAACGTTCAGGGCACAGAACTCGCTGCGATGGCCCAGGTGTTGCGCAAGGCGTGTGCGCTCCCAGACGCGAAACCAAACCTTGCTCTTGTCGACACCTGTGGAACGGGTGGTGATGGGGCCAATACCTTCAATATTTCAACAGCTGTGGCTTTCACAGCGGCGGCCTGTGGGGCCACTGTCGCGAAACATGGCAACCGCAGCGCTAGTGGAAAGGTTGGCTCAGCGGATGTTCTTGAGGGATTGGGCTTGCAACTCAAGGCTCCATTGGAAACAGTGGTGGGCGCCTTGTCTGCGTCTGGAGTGACGTTTCTCTTTGCACCCGCATGGCATCCAGCACTCGTGAATCTCGCTCCGCTTCGCCGCAGCTTGGGGGTGCGAACGGTGTTCAACCTGCTTGGCCCTCTCGTGAATCCACTCACACCAGAAGCTCAAGTTCTCGGTGTTGCAAAAGCTGAACTGTTGGATCCGATGGCGGAGGCGTTGCAACAGCTCGGGCTCACCCGTGCTGTTGTGGTGCATGGTGCAGGAGGGCTGGATGAAGCCTCGCTAGAGGGGCCCAACCAAGTGCGCATTCTTGAGAATGGGAACGTTCATGCCGATCAACTCAGCGCCTCTGACTTTGGTTTGACACCTGCTCCCCTTGATGCACTGCGGGGTGGGGATTTGGTGACCAATCAGCAGATTCTTAAGGCGGTCTTAAAGGGTGAAGCGCCTGCTGCGCATCGTGATGCAGTTGCCTTGAACACCGCGCTGGTCCTTTGGGCTGCAGGCATTCAGTCTGATTTGTCTGAAGGAGTGAAGCAGGCTTTGACAAGCTTGGGGGAAGGTCAGCCGTGGCATCGGCTTGTGTCTCTGCGTGATGCCCTGGAAGGTCGCAAGGAAGAATGA
- a CDS encoding ABC transporter ATP-binding protein has protein sequence MAAFRLDLIGRYLRPHRRTVVVGALTLVVVNILSVTIPLEVRRVIDDLQDGFAISDVLRQAGFIVLLATSMGIARLISRQLVFGVGRQVEVELRQKLFDQMLLQEPGWVQQTGSGEIISRATSDVENVRRLLGFAVLSLTNTVLAYAFTLPAMLAIDPGLTVAAIALYPVMLGSVRLFGGRMMRQQRRQQEDLAGLSELIQEDLSGIAAIKIYGQEAPELDAFSARNKNYRDSAIRLARTRSTLFPLLEGISSISLLLLIALGSGQLERGALTIGSLVALILYVERLVFPTALLGFTLNTFQTGQVSLERVEELLSRRPRVADPLEPVAVKEQMQGELEARNLHVRYDGSDQDTLRGLSFRIAPGELVAVVGPVGCGKTTLARALGRMVEVPEGQLFLDGCDLTQLRLQDLREQIALVPQEGYLFTSSLADNLRYGDPEAGMDQVEAAADQARLLADVKGFPDGFDTLVGERGITLSGGQRQRTALGRALLMTSPLLVLDDALASVDNNTAAEILASVRRQTQRTIVMISHQLSAAAACDRILVMERGRLVQQGHHNELITIKGPYRSLWEREQAAERLDAVA, from the coding sequence ATGGCCGCCTTCCGTCTCGATTTAATCGGTCGCTATTTGCGTCCGCACCGTCGCACGGTTGTGGTGGGAGCCCTGACTCTGGTCGTGGTGAATATTCTCAGTGTCACGATCCCGCTCGAAGTAAGGCGGGTGATTGATGACTTACAAGACGGGTTCGCAATCTCCGACGTTCTGCGTCAAGCCGGTTTCATCGTGCTGCTGGCCACGAGTATGGGCATTGCCAGGCTGATTTCTCGCCAGTTGGTGTTTGGGGTTGGACGGCAAGTTGAAGTGGAATTACGCCAAAAACTATTTGATCAAATGCTGCTGCAGGAGCCCGGCTGGGTGCAGCAAACGGGTAGCGGCGAAATCATTAGCCGTGCCACGAGTGATGTTGAAAATGTAAGGAGGCTTCTTGGCTTTGCTGTCCTCAGCCTTACCAACACTGTTTTGGCTTATGCCTTCACGCTCCCAGCAATGTTGGCGATTGATCCAGGACTAACCGTTGCAGCAATCGCCCTCTATCCAGTGATGCTCGGCTCAGTGCGCTTGTTTGGCGGCCGGATGATGCGCCAACAGCGACGCCAACAGGAAGATTTGGCTGGTCTGAGTGAGCTCATCCAAGAAGATCTCTCCGGCATCGCAGCGATCAAGATTTACGGACAGGAGGCTCCAGAATTGGACGCCTTTAGCGCTCGGAATAAAAATTACAGGGATTCGGCCATTCGCTTGGCTCGCACCCGCAGCACCCTTTTCCCATTACTAGAAGGGATTTCCTCCATCTCCTTGCTGCTGTTGATTGCCCTCGGAAGTGGGCAGCTTGAGCGAGGGGCTCTCACCATCGGGAGTTTGGTTGCTCTCATCCTTTACGTAGAGCGTCTGGTCTTTCCAACGGCCTTATTGGGCTTCACGCTCAACACCTTTCAAACCGGTCAGGTCAGTCTGGAGCGAGTCGAGGAGCTCCTTTCACGCCGTCCTCGTGTTGCTGATCCATTGGAGCCCGTCGCTGTTAAAGAGCAAATGCAGGGCGAACTAGAAGCAAGAAATTTGCATGTTCGTTATGACGGCAGCGATCAAGACACCTTGAGGGGCCTTTCATTCCGCATTGCACCGGGCGAGTTGGTGGCGGTCGTTGGTCCTGTTGGTTGTGGGAAAACCACCTTGGCCCGCGCCCTTGGTCGGATGGTGGAAGTCCCCGAGGGACAGCTGTTTTTAGATGGCTGCGATCTCACACAACTGCGACTGCAAGACCTCAGAGAACAGATTGCACTCGTTCCACAGGAGGGCTACTTGTTCACCAGCAGCCTTGCCGACAATCTTCGTTACGGAGATCCAGAAGCAGGAATGGATCAGGTGGAAGCAGCGGCAGATCAAGCGCGCCTGCTTGCTGATGTGAAGGGCTTTCCTGATGGTTTTGACACCTTGGTGGGAGAAAGAGGGATCACACTCAGCGGGGGGCAACGACAACGAACGGCCCTGGGCAGAGCCTTGTTGATGACGTCACCGCTGCTGGTGCTGGATGACGCTTTAGCCAGCGTTGACAACAACACGGCCGCAGAAATTCTCGCCTCCGTCCGTCGCCAAACCCAGCGCACAATTGTGATGATCAGCCATCAATTGTCGGCAGCGGCAGCTTGCGATCGGATTCTTGTGATGGAGCGGGGACGCCTCGTTCAGCAGGGGCATCACAACGAACTCATTACCATCAAAGGTCCTTACCGCAGCCTTTGGGAGCGGGAGCAGGCCGCAGAACGATTAGATGCCGTGGCATGA
- the msrA gene encoding peptide-methionine (S)-S-oxide reductase MsrA: MLPSWLTGQTTSSQPSSDQGRHVVLGTALNAPLMDDQEEALFGCGCFWGAEKGFWRLPGVVSTAVGYAGGNVENPTYEQVCSGRTGHSEVVRVVWSTTAIDFSDLLKLFWECHNPTQGDQQGNDRGSQYRSAIYTSTEHQAKLASASRDWYQTALNQQDSAAITTEIAADQVFFKAEEYHQQYLARPGSRPYCSAMPSGVLLGDFAGANYKLPSSVWSHYDWSISHCVLRGDNSPISLKA, translated from the coding sequence ATGCTGCCCTCCTGGCTTACCGGACAAACAACATCGTCACAGCCGTCCAGCGATCAAGGGCGGCATGTGGTGCTCGGAACTGCACTCAATGCGCCTCTGATGGACGATCAGGAAGAAGCCCTGTTTGGTTGCGGCTGCTTCTGGGGAGCTGAGAAAGGCTTTTGGAGACTTCCTGGAGTGGTTTCAACAGCCGTTGGCTATGCGGGAGGAAACGTCGAAAATCCAACCTACGAACAAGTTTGTAGCGGCCGCACAGGCCACTCGGAAGTGGTGCGCGTGGTGTGGAGCACGACGGCGATTGATTTCAGTGATCTCCTGAAGCTGTTTTGGGAATGCCACAACCCAACGCAAGGGGATCAACAAGGCAACGACAGAGGCAGTCAGTATCGATCCGCGATCTACACGAGCACCGAACATCAAGCAAAGCTGGCAAGCGCAAGCCGTGATTGGTATCAAACAGCCTTAAACCAACAAGACAGTGCCGCAATCACAACGGAGATCGCGGCCGATCAAGTGTTTTTTAAAGCTGAGGAGTATCACCAGCAATACCTAGCCCGACCAGGCAGCCGGCCCTATTGCTCAGCCATGCCCAGCGGTGTCTTGCTTGGCGACTTTGCGGGTGCAAACTACAAGCTTCCTAGTTCTGTTTGGAGCCACTACGACTGGTCCATCAGTCACTGTGTTTTGCGCGGTGACAACAGCCCGATTTCTCTGAAGGCATAA
- a CDS encoding pitrilysin family protein, which translates to MSPTDLVLDPVQTPGVLAAKLWIGRGSAADPIGQRGAHQLLASVLTRGCGSLDAMQMADLVEGCGAGLRCDTNEDGLLISLKCRDLDSPQLLPLLTSMVHEPHLQADQVNLERELSLQALQRQREDPFHLAFDGWRHLAYGLGPYGHDPLGVAGELEQLTAASLRPIAQSLSAEGAILALSGSIPAGLLDQLQADGISPQSNSADLDPDAKDLSDQASMSAEQTVYLHPQSTEQVVLMLGQPTLPHGHPDDLALRLLQTHLGTGMSSLLFRRLREDHGVAYDVGVHHPARAKASPFVLHASTAVDKALTTLDLLIMSWQELMEHTLEAADLNLARAKFRGQLAHASQTTGQRAERRAQLRGLGLPDNHDHRCMEVLETLDGKALRLAASRHLANPLLSLCGPKSAIESLADRWKQALDQR; encoded by the coding sequence ATGAGCCCGACTGATTTGGTTTTAGATCCGGTTCAGACACCAGGGGTGTTGGCCGCCAAATTGTGGATCGGTCGTGGAAGCGCTGCTGATCCGATCGGCCAGAGGGGCGCACATCAATTGCTGGCATCCGTGTTGACTCGCGGGTGTGGCTCCCTTGATGCCATGCAAATGGCCGATCTCGTTGAGGGTTGTGGCGCTGGACTTCGCTGTGATACCAACGAAGATGGCTTGCTGATCAGCTTGAAATGCAGGGATCTCGATAGCCCTCAATTGCTTCCCTTGTTGACCTCGATGGTGCATGAACCCCATCTGCAAGCCGATCAGGTGAACCTCGAGCGGGAGTTGAGTCTTCAAGCACTGCAACGTCAGCGAGAAGATCCCTTCCATCTGGCCTTTGATGGTTGGCGCCATCTGGCCTACGGGCTGGGCCCTTATGGCCATGACCCCTTGGGAGTTGCTGGTGAGTTGGAGCAACTCACCGCAGCATCTCTTCGGCCGATTGCACAATCCCTCAGCGCCGAAGGAGCGATTTTGGCGTTGTCGGGTTCGATTCCAGCCGGATTATTGGACCAGCTCCAAGCAGACGGTATTTCCCCTCAATCCAATTCTGCTGATCTTGATCCGGACGCCAAAGATTTGAGTGATCAAGCATCTATGAGTGCGGAACAAACGGTTTATCTCCACCCGCAGTCCACCGAGCAGGTCGTGCTGATGCTCGGTCAGCCAACGCTTCCTCACGGACACCCAGATGACCTTGCCCTTCGTTTGTTGCAAACCCATTTGGGTACAGGGATGTCCAGCTTGCTATTCCGCCGCCTTCGCGAAGACCATGGCGTGGCCTACGACGTCGGCGTGCACCATCCAGCAAGAGCGAAGGCCTCACCTTTTGTTTTGCATGCATCCACTGCAGTTGATAAGGCCTTAACCACCTTGGACCTGCTGATCATGAGTTGGCAGGAATTGATGGAACACACGCTGGAGGCAGCAGACCTCAACCTGGCGCGTGCCAAATTTCGTGGTCAGTTGGCTCATGCCTCACAAACAACAGGTCAGAGAGCCGAACGTCGTGCTCAGCTCAGAGGTCTCGGCCTACCCGACAATCACGACCATCGCTGTATGGAGGTTTTGGAGACCCTTGATGGCAAGGCATTGCGTTTGGCTGCATCCCGCCATCTGGCCAATCCACTTCTCAGTCTCTGTGGACCAAAATCTGCCATCGAATCATTGGCTGATCGATGGAAACAAGCACTTGATCAGCGCTGA
- a CDS encoding pitrilysin family protein, with protein MPDADLTCLDFWCRGGSTFEDHGEEGLAHFLEHMVFKGSATLQAGEFDRRIEALGGSSNAATGFDDVHFHVLVPSSCAQNALDLLLDLVLNPALREDAYGMERDVVLEEIAQYRDQPDEQVFQTLLSQGFGKHPYGRPILGWEQSLLDSTPEAMRQFHNRRYRGPNCCLAISGAVTSNLLEQIHSSRLAELEANLDQGDETASASRSLAFHSGRQSIRFPRLEAARLLMAWPMAAANDQDSVMGADLATTLLAEGRRSRLVQRLREDLQIVESIDMDVTVMEQGSVVMLEACCPEDQIEQVETVIAEELNRATVDAIGDDELHRAKQLVGNGLRFSLEAPGSVAAIAGSQSLWGRNQTLLSPLSHLQTWTVERLQQSLLPRLQPEQAFTLLALPEDSE; from the coding sequence ATGCCAGATGCAGACCTCACTTGCCTCGACTTTTGGTGTCGAGGAGGAAGCACCTTTGAAGACCATGGGGAAGAGGGTCTTGCCCACTTTTTAGAGCACATGGTGTTTAAGGGCAGTGCAACCTTGCAGGCTGGAGAATTCGATCGTCGGATTGAGGCTCTTGGTGGCAGCAGTAATGCGGCAACAGGTTTCGATGATGTGCACTTTCACGTGTTGGTGCCGTCCAGCTGCGCACAGAACGCCCTCGACCTGTTGCTGGACCTCGTGCTCAATCCTGCCCTGAGAGAGGACGCCTACGGCATGGAGAGGGATGTGGTGCTGGAAGAAATTGCCCAGTACCGAGATCAACCCGACGAACAAGTGTTCCAAACCCTTCTCTCTCAGGGTTTTGGAAAGCACCCCTATGGCCGTCCAATTCTTGGCTGGGAACAGAGTTTGCTCGACAGCACTCCAGAGGCGATGCGCCAATTTCACAACAGGAGGTATCGCGGACCCAACTGTTGTTTGGCCATCAGTGGCGCTGTGACATCGAATCTGTTGGAGCAGATTCACTCGAGCCGCCTCGCCGAGCTCGAAGCCAATCTTGATCAGGGGGACGAAACCGCATCCGCTTCACGTTCGCTTGCATTTCACAGCGGACGTCAAAGCATCCGATTTCCTCGCCTGGAAGCAGCTCGTTTGTTGATGGCGTGGCCGATGGCTGCAGCCAATGATCAAGACAGCGTGATGGGAGCCGATCTGGCGACCACCCTTCTGGCGGAGGGGAGGCGCAGTCGTTTGGTGCAACGCTTGAGGGAAGACCTACAAATTGTGGAATCCATTGATATGGATGTCACGGTGATGGAACAGGGAAGTGTGGTGATGCTGGAGGCCTGCTGCCCTGAAGACCAGATCGAGCAGGTGGAAACCGTGATCGCAGAGGAATTGAACCGGGCAACGGTGGATGCCATCGGTGATGACGAACTGCATCGCGCAAAGCAATTGGTGGGGAATGGGCTTCGATTCAGCTTGGAAGCACCAGGATCCGTTGCTGCAATTGCTGGATCCCAATCCTTATGGGGGCGCAACCAAACGTTGTTGTCTCCGCTCAGTCATCTGCAGACCTGGACGGTTGAGCGCTTGCAACAGTCCCTTTTGCCTCGTTTGCAACCTGAACAAGCGTTCACGCTTCTGGCCTTACCGGAGGACTCTGAATGA
- a CDS encoding phycocyanobilin:ferredoxin oxidoreductase, producing the protein MSESTNGLELHPLVTSLAEQIRTCRTALPDLSPLAVDPALEAISGMLDGETLFIRNELHQCLGLRKLHLEIARLGMGLQILHCVFFPDPRFDLPVFGADIVASKAGISAAIVDLSPVCDALPDAVSQPLSALKLPPFQQVRDLPAWGTIFSPYVKFIRPVDEQEETWFVGLVADYLNILRQAILATAPDAVNELPTINRQQGQLSYCRQQKRNDKTRRVLEKAFGSAWADRYIEEMLFDDPPPLP; encoded by the coding sequence ATGTCCGAATCCACCAACGGTCTTGAATTGCATCCGCTGGTGACCTCATTAGCGGAGCAAATTCGTACGTGTCGGACAGCCCTACCTGACCTGTCTCCTCTGGCTGTAGACCCGGCACTAGAGGCGATCAGCGGAATGTTGGATGGTGAAACGCTCTTCATTCGCAACGAGCTGCATCAATGCCTTGGTCTACGCAAACTGCATCTCGAGATTGCTCGGCTGGGCATGGGATTGCAGATCCTTCACTGCGTTTTTTTTCCAGATCCCAGATTCGACTTACCCGTCTTTGGAGCCGATATTGTTGCCAGCAAAGCTGGAATTTCAGCGGCCATTGTTGATCTCTCTCCCGTATGCGATGCCTTACCTGATGCGGTGAGTCAACCACTCAGTGCGCTGAAATTGCCACCGTTTCAGCAAGTAAGAGACCTACCTGCATGGGGGACCATTTTTTCCCCTTATGTGAAATTCATACGCCCCGTGGATGAGCAAGAGGAGACATGGTTCGTTGGCCTTGTCGCTGACTACCTCAACATTCTTCGCCAGGCAATTCTGGCAACAGCTCCCGATGCTGTTAATGAACTCCCTACGATCAATCGTCAGCAAGGACAACTCTCCTATTGCCGGCAGCAGAAACGCAACGACAAAACTCGACGCGTCTTAGAGAAGGCCTTCGGGAGCGCTTGGGCCGATCGCTACATCGAAGAGATGCTGTTCGACGATCCTCCACCTCTCCCATGA